In one Nicotiana tomentosiformis chromosome 6, ASM39032v3, whole genome shotgun sequence genomic region, the following are encoded:
- the LOC138894875 gene encoding uncharacterized protein, with product MSFPEEWNFNRLTKDAILRPSSGEEETKSPVPKPGEDKKRKNASQSEDPKPKPLRVRRKVITLMMDSVQKLRDEEEEEEENASALTVRPRKAVEVTKPSEPTAAAKIKPHVEEASKRKSVEDPELPEALREARELKAPDIGRGSSVGDPFRDCSTGVDDVSDISDTSILLEEAQRLLFRAFTKFRADLSQCETELQKVSEERNALKLLYGQKDETIKDLQADLATAREEEAELDKQVSIFLIECGLALTVEANTSLSLLQQKVERIELLRGEVDLVKADSDRWKENIDRLAAEKETTLAKLSLAEVQLRGIKEKSSAQAKRIEELETGLGEAKVEIEKTKVMADKSIAMYRTDAKATQMQLREASDREQWIINSAKCQSRREILEEIHTRGFDLSEEIARAKVLEAEARQLVSFDDEDDDEEGSPGGSDEGPEGEVAPEEEVKTGHS from the exons atgtcattCCCTGAGGAGTGGAACTTCAATC gcctgaccaaggatgccattttgaggccttcaagtggcgaggaagaaaccaagtccccggtTCCAAAGCCGGGGGAAGACAAGAAGAGGAAAAATGCATCGCAGtccgaggaccccaagcccaaacctcTAAGGGTGAGGAGAAAAGTAATCACTCTCATgatggactcggtccaaaaactgagagacgaagaagaggaagaagaggaaaatgccTCGGCACTAACGGTCCGACCTAGGAAAGCCGTCGAGGTCACCAAACCTTCTGAGCCGACGGCGGCTGCTAAAATCAAGCCTCATGTCGAGGAGGCTTCCAAAAGAAAATCGGTTGAGGATCCCGAATTACCAGAG gcactaagggaagctcgagagttgaaggCCCCTGATATAGGAAGAGgatctagtgtaggggatccctttcgggattgctctactggagtcgatgatgtcTCTGATATCAGTGACACTTCTATTcttttagaagaggcccaacgtctcTTATTTCGG GCCTTCACCAAGTTTCGAGCTGACCTCAGCCAGTgtgaaaccgagctccaaaaggtctcggaggagaggaatgctctgaagcttctttacggccaaaaagacgagactataaaggaccttcaagcggatttggccacggctcgtgaggaagaggccgagctagataagcaggtgagcatcTTTTTGATAGAGTGTGGACTCGCCTTAACTGTGGAGGCTAATACTTCATTATCTCTGCTGCAACAAAAGGTTGAAAGGATTGAGTTGCTTCGGGGAGAAGTCGATCTGGTCAAGGCCGATTctgatcggtggaaggagaatatagaccgcctggctgcagaaaaagaaactacCTTGGCCAAACTGTCATTGGCCGAGGTTCAACTTCGGGGCATCAAAGAGAAAAGTTCGGCCcaagccaagaggatcgaggaacTCGAAACCGGGCTTGGTGAGGCCAAGGTGGAGATCGAGAAGACAAAAGTCATGGCAGACAAGTCCATTGCCATGTACCGGACCGATGCTAAGGCTACTCAAATGCAGCTAAGGGAGGCTTCTGACCGGGAGCAATGGATCATTAACTCGGCAAAGTGTCAATCCCGGAGGGAAATCCTCGAGGAAATCCatactcgaggttttgacctctccGAGGAGATAGCCCGAGCCAAGGTGCTTGAGGCTGAAGCCAGGCAGCTTGTCTCCTTCGATGACgaagacgatgatgaagaaggcagTCCAGGCGGATCCGATGAGGGACCTGAAGGAGAAGTTGCTCCCGAAGAAGAGGTCAAAACCGGCCATAGTTAG